In one Silene latifolia isolate original U9 population chromosome 10, ASM4854445v1, whole genome shotgun sequence genomic region, the following are encoded:
- the LOC141605827 gene encoding uncharacterized protein LOC141605827 translates to MGTEAKANNPENFTINNSNLIGKGKVTPFQVAFIVDRYLADNKFSQTRSAFRSEASSLISKSSLNQAPKSLLSLGELLDEYIWLKEQMVMIEQEKCGLAQERCRIQTLLRGMQGVMNAYNSAAAVNCLPPPQLPVLPPPTSIPISSSNGYPASGTPVMTSVTTTQTVKMDHANFKTPISGSRPPRKRRTNHKDLEDALQTQKKVYCGPLANYPFSGKNTVEEQSNPCSSKQSPPVQSSSPNFAQGSLPIQGSSVAKSLFDHRPQSPTSNSSIPKTPPRAVSSPSDKSTSPVEDISSTAISHHTVTPSETTPTNCTIISSKTVIVSPSKHYSIERNECTFSSPVKVNSKMPSKRDHVKGRLDFDTSDVPSSLEKGSGDGSTASESEKEGEPFDLDLPNFDVFGPDFSLSELLTDFGIGCGNLDFSCPTTACTSIDEVLGSVHERNKGESETSQDLIEHSSAVAEVGAADKTVNGSDSITSVKSVRKSIRIVGPSKSLRNNSVPSKDNRSGRS, encoded by the exons ATGGGCACTGAAGCAAAAGCAAACAACCCTGAAAATTTCACCATTAACAACAGTAATTTGATTGGTAAAGGCAAAGTTACCCCGTTTCAAGTGGCTTTCATTGTCGACCGCTACCTCGCCGACAACAAATTTTCTCAAACCCGCTCGGCTTTTCGCTCTGAAGCATCGTCTCTCATCTCCAAATCCTCCCTTAATCAG GCACCAAAGAGTTTGTTGAGTTTAGGGGAATTATTAGATGAGTACATTTGGTTGAAAGAGCAAATGGTGATGATTGAACAAGAAAAATGTGGGTTAGCTCAAGAAAGGTGCAGGATTCAGACTCTTTTGCGAGGAATGCAAGGTGTTATGAATGCTTATAACTCGGCTGCTGCCGTCAACTGCCTCCCACCACCACAGCTTCCCGTTCTTCCTCCGCCAACGTCCATTCCTATATCATCTTCTAATG GCTACCCTGCATCCGGAACTCCAGTTATGACATCAGTCACGACAACTCAAACCGTGAAGATGGATCATGCCAACTTCAAAACACCTATTTCTGGTAGCCGTCCTCCCAGGAAGAGGAGGACTAATCACAAGGATCTCGAAGATGCACTTCAAACTCAGAAGAAAGTTTACTGTGGTCCATTAGCCAACTACCCTTTCTCGGGCAAAAATACGG TTGAAGAGCAAAGCAATCCATGTAGCAGTAAGCAGTCTCCTCCGGTCCAGTCATCGTCACCTAATTTTGCCCAAGGAAGTTTGCCAATTCAAGGGTCTAGTGTGGCTAAAAGTTTGTTTGATCATCGTCCACAATCCCCAACATCAAATTCGTCTATTCCAAAAACGCCCCCTCGAGCTGTCTCTTCCCCGAGTGATAAATCCACTTCTCCCGTAGAGGATATTTCTTCAACAGCCATTTCACATCATACTGTCACACCTTCCGAGACTACACCCACCAATTGCACTATTATCTCTTCCAAGACCGTTATAGTAAGCCCTTCTAAGCATTATTCAATCGAGAGAAATGAATGTACGTTCTCGTCACCAGTTAAGGTCAATTCTAAGATGCCAAGCAAGAGAGATCATGTAAAAGGTAGGCTAGACTTTGATACTTCTGATGTGCCATCTAGTTTGGAAAAAGGAAGTGGAGATGGAAGTACTGCCTCTGAATCTGAAAAGGAAGGAGAACCATTTGACTTGGATTTGCCCAATTTTGATGTTTTTGGTCCTGACTTTTCACTTTCCGAGCTCTTGACTGATTTTGGGATTGGCTGCGGAAATCTTGACTTTTCTTGCCCTACCACAGCCTGTACTTCCATTGATGAAGTCCTGGG ATCAGTTCATGAAAGAAACAAAGGAGAGTCAGAGACTAGCCAAGATCTGATTGAACATTCATCAGCAGTGGCGGAAGTTGGTGCAGCAGATAAGACAGTAAACG GTTCAGACTCTATTACTTCAGTGAAGTCTGTAAGAAAGTCCATCAGAATAGTCGGTCCTA GCAAAAGTTTGCGAAATAATTCAGTTCCCTCTAAGGACAACCGAAGTGGAAGAAGCTAA